The genomic DNA TCGGTGATGACGAACATGGCTGGGATGATGAGGGCGTGTTTAACTTTGAAGGTGGTTGCTACGCAAAATGTATAAATTTAGACCCAAAAAGTGAGCCTGAAATTTATGGAGCTATTAAAAGAAATGCACTTTTAGAGAATGTATGTTGTAATGATTGTGGTTGCGTCGATTACAGCGACGATAGCAAAACAGAAAACACAAGAGTAAGCTATCCGATCGAACACATAGAAAATCACGAACCAAGCCTAAAAGCTGGTCATCCTAAAAACATAATCTTCCTAACAGCAGATGCATTTGGTATTCTTCCTCCAGTTAGCAAACTTACAAAAGAACAAGCAATGTACTATTTCCTAAGTGGCTACACAGCAAAAGTAGCTGGCACTGAGCGTGGTATCACTGAGCCTCAAGCTACGTTTTCTGCTTGTTTTGGAGAGCCATTTATGCCACTTCACCCAACAGTTTACGCAAGACTTCTAGGCGAAAAAATCGACAAACACGGCGTAAATGTATATCTAGTAAACACAGGCTGGAGCGGTGGTGCTTATGGTGTAGGTAAAAGAATGAGTATCAAAGCAACTCGTGCTTGTATCAACGCAATACTTGATGGTAGCATCACAAAATGCGAATTTGAAAACTTTGATAAATTTAACCTTGCGATTCCAAAAGCTCTCGATGGCGTAGAGACAAACCTGCTAAATCCAATCAACACTTGGACTAGCAAAGATGAATATATAAGCTCTAGAGATAAACTTGCTGCTATGTTCGTCGAAAACTTCAAAAGATATGAAGATGTAGCTGAAGGCGTTACTTTCGCAAAAGCTGGACCAAATTTATAATACAACTCTTGGGGCTTAAAAGCCCCTTTTTTTAAATCACCTTTTACAAAAATAATGTTAAAATAATCCAAATTTACGACTTACAAAGGACAACTATGCAAAAAATGTGGCAAGGACGCTTTAGCGCAGATAGTAGCGAGCTTTTGGAGGCTTTTAATGCTTCTATTGAATTTGATAAAGAGCTTTACAGGCAAGATATCGCAGGTAGCAAAGCCCATGCCACAATGCTTGGAAACTCAGGTATTTTAGACAAAGAGCAAAGCAAAGAGATCATTCGCGGGCTGGATTTGGTCAAAGAAGAGATAGAATCTGGTAAATTTGAGTTCAGAACAGAAGATGAAGATATACATATGTCTGTAGAAAAAAGGCTATCTCAGATCATAGGCAAAGAACTTGGCGGTAAGCTTCACACCGCAAGAAGTAGAAACGACCAAGTAGCACTTGATTTTAGATTATTTTGCCAAGATGAAACCAAGAGCATAGCAAATTTGGTGCTAAATTTGATCCAAACCCTAAATAATATTGCCAAATCTCACAAAGATACGCTTATGCCTGGATTTACTCACCTCCAACACGCCCAACCAGTCAGCCTTAGCTATCACATGCTAGCTTACGCTTTTATGTTTAAAAGAGATTTCGAAAGACTGCTCTCAAGCCATGCTAGAAACAACCTTTGTCCGCTTGGAAGTGCAGCTCTAGCTGGAACTCCACACAATATAAACAGAAACGAAGTCGCTGCGGCTCTTGGTTTTGATGGTATAACCCAAAACGCAATGGATAGCGTCAGCGATAGGGATTTTGCTTTGGAGCTGCTTTTTAATATCAGTTTGATTTTTACCCACGCTTCAAGACTTTGCGAGGAGCTGATTTTATGGAGTTCTAGCGAATTTAAATACATAAATATAAGCGATACATTTAGCACAGGCTCAAGCATAATGCCTCAAAAGAAAAATCCAGATGTAGCTGAGCTTATTCGTGGCAAAACTGGTAGAGTTTATGGCAATCTTATGGGACTTTTGACCGTGATGAAAGGCATTCCGCTAGCTTACAATAAAGATATGCAAGAGGATAAAGAGGGTGTTTTTGATAGCGTTAAGGCTGCTAAAACTTCACTTGTCATACTATCTGAAATGCTAAAAACAACTGAATTTTTAGAAAAAAATATGCTAAAAGCTTGTCAAAGCGGACATCTCAGCGCTACTGATTTGGCTGATTATCTTGTGCGTGAGCAAAACGTGCCATTTCGTGAAGCTCACTTCATTACAGGTAGATGCGTAGCTATGGCTGAGAGCCTCGGCAAAGATATAAGCGAACTTAACCTAGAAGAGCTTCAAAGCGTCGATAAGGATATTAAAGCCGACGCTCTTGAAGTGCTAAAACTAGTAAATTCAAAAGAGGCCAGAAAATCTCTTGGCGGCACAAGTAACCAAAGCGTAGAAATCCAGCTGGGTCAGATAGAAGAATTTTTGCAAACTCATTTAAAATAACTTTTCAAAAGAGATGTGAGATTTGCTATCTCTTCATCTCTTTGCTCGTTTGTCGCACTATTTCCTAAATGTTCCTTGATATGTCCGTCTAAAACTTCACCCATCAAAGATGTGGTTGCTCCACGCACAGCACTGATTTGTTGAAGCACTTTAAAGCAATCCTTTTCGTCTTCTAAAGCCCTTATAATCGCTTCTACTTGACCTTTTATCTTTTTAGTTCTTAATAAAAGCTTCTCTTTATTTGCCACTGTATGCATAGAAATCCTTTCAGTAATTTTTAATATATACTAGGGTATAGTATCAAAATAAATTTAAAAAGGAGATTAAATGAATTCACAAACACTACTAAAAAATAGAACTTATAACCACAATTTTCATAGCCCAAATAATCTAGCCAAAAAAGGCACTTTGCAAGCCATGATCTTCACTCTTATCATGATGATAGTTGAGATAATTGGCGGAATGTATTATGGCTCTATGGCGCTTTTAGCCGACGGCTGGCATATGAGCTCTCACGCTCTAGCTCTTGGACTTGCATTTTTTGCTTACGCTATGGCAAACAAATATGCAAATGATGTTAAATTTAACTTTGGAACGTTTAAAATAGAGATTTTAGCAGCTTTTACAAGTGCTATTTTTCTTTTAGGAATTGCTTTTTTTATGATTTATGAATCTATTTCTAGGCTGATAAATCCCACAATCATAGCGTATAAAGAAGCAATAATAATAGCTTTGATTGGTTTAGTTGTAAATTTAATATGCGCCTATTTGCTACGTGGCGAGCATTCCCACGACCACACGCATGAGCATTCGCACCCAAACGACCTAAACCTAAAAGCAGCTTATATTCACGTAATCACCGATGCGATGACTTCAGTTTTTGCTATCATAGCCTTGATTGCAGGTTTAGTATTTGGTGCGACTTGGCTTGATCCATTGATGGGAATAGTCGGCTCTATTTTGATATTTATATGGGCTGTTTCTTTGATAAAACGCTCGTCAAAAATCCTCCTTGATGCAAATATGAATGATGAGATCGTAAACGAAGTCTTAGAAATCTTAACTAGCAAAAAATACAACAACTTAAATTTAGAAGACTTGCATATACTTCAAGTTGCTGGCGATAAATATGCTTGCATAATTTCTGTTAGCAGCGACGAGCTTGTCGATATAAAAGAGATTAAAAACGATCTTTTAATCCACGAAGAACTTGTTCATATAATTATCGAAGTTAAGTAATCAAATTTTAGGTGGTATTATACTTTTTGTTAAGTCGATTTTAGGTACAATTATCAAATTAAAAATTTTTAAGGATTAAGGGTGAATCTCACAGAGCTAGATAAAGATCAAAAAGCCATACTTAAAAGTATAGATGGCGAGCAATCTACCAAAAGAAGACTTAGGTCTTTTGGGCTTGATGTAGGATCTCAAATTCAAATAAAACAAAAAAGTATATCCGACCTAAATATAGAACTCTCAAGCGAATTTGGACTAATTGCTTTAAGAAAAGAAGAAGCACAAATGATAGAATGCGAACCAATCAAACAATGAAGCAAGAATTTATAATAGCCTTAGTCGGCCAACCAAATGTCGGAAAGAGTCAGCTCCTAAATGCGATAAGTGGAGCAAATCCAAAGATAGGCAATTTCGCTGGAGTAACAGTAGAAAAGTATGAAGCAAGCCTTATAAAAGATGATTATGTACTTCATTTTGTGGATCTTCCTGGACTTTATAGTTTTGATGATTTTTCCAAAGATGAGACCGTCACGAAGGAATTCTTGCTTCACAATAACTACGATTTGATACTAAATGTCGTGGATTCTACAAACTTAGAAAGAAATCTTTTTTTGACTGCTGAGATGATGGCAATGGGTAAAAAAATGGTCGTCGCTCTAAATATGGATGATGAAGCTAAAAAAGAAGGCATCGAAATAGACGCAAATCATCTAAGCTCTATATTGAATATCCCAACGATAAGAATTTCATCAGTCAAAAAGACAAATTTATCAAATTTGATTGATGAAATGATAAAAGTATTGGTAAGCCCATACACGCCAAATAAGCTCAAATTTAGCGATTCAATCGAGGAAGAGCTGATATATCTAGCAAACCAAATAGACAAAGTTGGCTTTAAACAAAACGGTATTTGCTCAAGACAGGCTGCTATACTTTTTTTACTTGAAGATAAGAAGTTTTACGACCTTTCACACAAAAATCCAAAAATGGTGTTTTTGATACCTGAGATCAACAAGGTATTTGAAAATCTAAAGAAAAAAACGCTTGATAACTCTATAGAAGATACTATAATCGACGAATACCATTCATTTGCCAAAGGCGCGGCATTCGAAACTCAAAAGATCACTAGCTCCAAAACAACAAGTCTAACCAAAAAAATCGATAGCATTTTGATACATAAAATTTTTGGTTTGCCTATATTTTTATTTTTTATGTGGATACTCTTTCAAGCCACCTTTACCTTTGGCGAAATCCCGATGCAATACATCGAAATGGCGTTTGCTTGGCTTGGAGATAGCGTGGCAGCGAATCTAAACGATGATATGCTAAAATCAATCATAGTAGATGGAATCATAGCTGGCGTGGGAACTGTTGTGCTGTTTTTGCCAAATATCATCATACTTTTTTTGGGTATTGCGTTGCTTGAAACGACTGGTTATATGGCT from Campylobacter iguaniorum includes the following:
- the argH gene encoding argininosuccinate lyase, whose product is MQKMWQGRFSADSSELLEAFNASIEFDKELYRQDIAGSKAHATMLGNSGILDKEQSKEIIRGLDLVKEEIESGKFEFRTEDEDIHMSVEKRLSQIIGKELGGKLHTARSRNDQVALDFRLFCQDETKSIANLVLNLIQTLNNIAKSHKDTLMPGFTHLQHAQPVSLSYHMLAYAFMFKRDFERLLSSHARNNLCPLGSAALAGTPHNINRNEVAAALGFDGITQNAMDSVSDRDFALELLFNISLIFTHASRLCEELILWSSSEFKYINISDTFSTGSSIMPQKKNPDVAELIRGKTGRVYGNLMGLLTVMKGIPLAYNKDMQEDKEGVFDSVKAAKTSLVILSEMLKTTEFLEKNMLKACQSGHLSATDLADYLVREQNVPFREAHFITGRCVAMAESLGKDISELNLEELQSVDKDIKADALEVLKLVNSKEARKSLGGTSNQSVEIQLGQIEEFLQTHLK
- the pckA gene encoding phosphoenolpyruvate carboxykinase (ATP); this encodes MQELDKLGLSDIKEIYYNLSYDELFEHEKNNQEGYITDNGTFGVDTGIFTGRSPKDKYFVKQDPSQKHIAWGKVNKPIKKETFDKLLAKAKKQLSGKNIYIQDVYCGSSLASRKSVRFVTEVAWQAHFVKNMFIRPSDEELKTFKPDFVVYNACKCVNEDYKADGLNSDVFVLFNIEENISVIGGTWYGGEMKKGIFSMMNYWLPLENKLSMHCSANVGKNGDTALFFGLSGTGKTTLSTDPNRALIGDDEHGWDDEGVFNFEGGCYAKCINLDPKSEPEIYGAIKRNALLENVCCNDCGCVDYSDDSKTENTRVSYPIEHIENHEPSLKAGHPKNIIFLTADAFGILPPVSKLTKEQAMYYFLSGYTAKVAGTERGITEPQATFSACFGEPFMPLHPTVYARLLGEKIDKHGVNVYLVNTGWSGGAYGVGKRMSIKATRACINAILDGSITKCEFENFDKFNLAIPKALDGVETNLLNPINTWTSKDEYISSRDKLAAMFVENFKRYEDVAEGVTFAKAGPNL
- the dmeF gene encoding CDF family Co(II)/Ni(II) efflux transporter DmeF translates to MNSQTLLKNRTYNHNFHSPNNLAKKGTLQAMIFTLIMMIVEIIGGMYYGSMALLADGWHMSSHALALGLAFFAYAMANKYANDVKFNFGTFKIEILAAFTSAIFLLGIAFFMIYESISRLINPTIIAYKEAIIIALIGLVVNLICAYLLRGEHSHDHTHEHSHPNDLNLKAAYIHVITDAMTSVFAIIALIAGLVFGATWLDPLMGIVGSILIFIWAVSLIKRSSKILLDANMNDEIVNEVLEILTSKKYNNLNLEDLHILQVAGDKYACIISVSSDELVDIKEIKNDLLIHEELVHIIIEVK
- a CDS encoding FeoA family protein, with product MNLTELDKDQKAILKSIDGEQSTKRRLRSFGLDVGSQIQIKQKSISDLNIELSSEFGLIALRKEEAQMIECEPIKQ
- a CDS encoding metal/formaldehyde-sensitive transcriptional repressor, coding for MHTVANKEKLLLRTKKIKGQVEAIIRALEDEKDCFKVLQQISAVRGATTSLMGEVLDGHIKEHLGNSATNEQRDEEIANLTSLLKSYFK
- the feoB gene encoding ferrous iron transport protein B, whose translation is MKQEFIIALVGQPNVGKSQLLNAISGANPKIGNFAGVTVEKYEASLIKDDYVLHFVDLPGLYSFDDFSKDETVTKEFLLHNNYDLILNVVDSTNLERNLFLTAEMMAMGKKMVVALNMDDEAKKEGIEIDANHLSSILNIPTIRISSVKKTNLSNLIDEMIKVLVSPYTPNKLKFSDSIEEELIYLANQIDKVGFKQNGICSRQAAILFLLEDKKFYDLSHKNPKMVFLIPEINKVFENLKKKTLDNSIEDTIIDEYHSFAKGAAFETQKITSSKTTSLTKKIDSILIHKIFGLPIFLFFMWILFQATFTFGEIPMQYIEMAFAWLGDSVAANLNDDMLKSIIVDGIIAGVGTVVLFLPNIIILFLGIALLETTGYMARVAFLLDGFFHKFGLHGKSFIPLVTGFGCSIPAYMAARTLKSQKDRLLTMFIIGFMSCGARLPVYVLFAGAFFKPENAGNVLFFIYISGVILGLMAAKILRIFVFKGGDEPFVMEMPKYRLPSLKLIWFTIYSKSLMYLKKAGTFILAASILVWFVSTFPKNEQISQSYDSQIELAQNDTQKLELENLKQQELMENTYLGMFGKAIEPLFAPLGFNWKMSVATVSGLAAKEVIVSTLGVLYSLGGDVTEDSTTLQETLAKNISFASAMAFVVFVMVYLPCLAATSVFSKEAESKKYTFYLIAFTFATAWILAFLTYNIINILGIN